A genomic region of Fervidobacterium gondwanense DSM 13020 contains the following coding sequences:
- a CDS encoding ABC transporter ATP-binding protein translates to MPNKNTQDVVIRVQNLKKYFPIYKGFLVKKHIADVKAVDDVSFEVKKGETFALVGESGCGKTTTARTMLRLIDPTSGKIEIMGTDISTLSREELLPFRRKMQIVFQNPIGSLNPRMTVGQILTEPMLFHKMVNNQEEANQKAIELLRMVGLKPFHMDRYPHQFSGGQKQRIAIARALSVDPEIIYLDEPTSALDVSVQAQIVNLLLKFQEELGLTYVFISHNLALVRFISNDVAVMYLGKIVEMGDVNEVFDNPVHPYTKALLSASPIPDPAIEKKRKRIILTGNVPSPIARPSGCFFHPRCPFKMDICENEYPAMKSVSSNHQVSCYLVDKREV, encoded by the coding sequence ATGCCAAATAAGAACACACAAGACGTTGTCATAAGAGTGCAAAATTTGAAAAAATATTTCCCCATATACAAAGGTTTCCTTGTAAAGAAACACATTGCAGATGTTAAAGCTGTTGATGACGTATCGTTTGAAGTTAAAAAAGGAGAAACATTTGCGCTTGTTGGCGAATCAGGATGTGGTAAGACGACAACAGCAAGGACGATGCTTAGGTTAATTGACCCAACATCCGGAAAAATTGAGATAATGGGTACAGATATATCAACACTTTCACGAGAAGAACTTCTACCTTTCAGAAGGAAGATGCAGATCGTTTTCCAAAACCCAATTGGTTCTTTAAACCCAAGAATGACGGTAGGACAAATTCTTACTGAGCCGATGTTGTTTCACAAAATGGTGAATAACCAGGAAGAAGCCAATCAAAAAGCTATAGAGCTTCTTAGAATGGTTGGATTAAAGCCATTCCACATGGACAGGTATCCTCACCAGTTCAGTGGTGGGCAAAAACAGAGGATAGCTATTGCAAGGGCACTAAGCGTTGATCCAGAAATCATATATCTTGACGAACCAACATCAGCACTTGACGTTTCTGTTCAAGCACAAATAGTCAACTTGCTTCTCAAATTCCAAGAAGAACTCGGTTTAACATACGTTTTCATTTCACACAACCTTGCGTTGGTAAGGTTCATCAGCAACGATGTTGCCGTTATGTATCTTGGTAAGATTGTGGAAATGGGTGACGTTAACGAGGTTTTCGACAATCCTGTTCACCCGTATACGAAAGCATTGCTTTCTGCTTCTCCAATTCCTGACCCGGCGATAGAAAAGAAGAGAAAGAGAATAATACTCACAGGTAACGTTCCAAGCCCGATAGCAAGACCGAGCGGTTGTTTCTTCCATCCAAGGTGTCCGTTCAAAATGGACATATGCGAGAACGAGTATCCTGCGATGAAATCAGTTTCTTCAAACCACCAGGTTTCGTGTTACCTGGTAGATAAAAGGGAGGTGTAG